CTCTCTCACACGGTCCGCTTCCACCAGAGTCGCCAGGGTGTCGGCGCTCGACGAGTGCGGACGCGACTTCCTCACCAGCGCCTCACCGCCGCTCAGCGACGCTCGCAGAAACGGCGGATGATCGGCTCCAGGTAGTCCGCGTGTGGACCAGCCAGACCCGCAACCTCCTCCGGGGAGGCCACGAGCGCGATGTCGTCGAGTTCAGGTTCGCGCCCCTGGGCGCGCTCGGCCTCCGCGGCAGAGGCCAGGCCGGCGCGCAACGTCGCCTCGGGGAGTGTCGGCGCCAGGTAGGTCAGGCCGACGCTGCCGTTCTCGCCACGGGTCACGATCCAGAGCTTCAGCTCCTCGGCGCGCATGTGAATTCCCACCTCCTCGGCGAGTTCTCGCGCAGCCTGGCCGACAAGCGCCGACTCGTTCAGCACCTCCCCCTCCCCGGGAGGCTCCAACGAGCCTCCCGGGAGTTGCCACCGGCCCGGGGCAGCCGTAGCAG
The Streptomyces sp. CNQ-509 DNA segment above includes these coding regions:
- a CDS encoding NUDIX domain-containing protein, coding for MTKRLPTAGIDLLDVEQLVLTEAAEPPLPSHDAEARDRVWEKAIRANPTLFDGPVVACGGLEWLGSRVLRLSWVRVTYRHYALRCIPGATALPSLFVNVAQPSDDGRVLAARMSPATAAPGRWQLPGGSLEPPGEGEVLNESALVGQAARELAEEVGIHMRAEELKLWIVTRGENGSVGLTYLAPTLPEATLRAGLASAAEAERAQGREPELDDIALVASPEEVAGLAGPHADYLEPIIRRFCERR